The Solea senegalensis isolate Sse05_10M linkage group LG4, IFAPA_SoseM_1, whole genome shotgun sequence genome includes a region encoding these proteins:
- the tsfm gene encoding elongation factor Ts, mitochondrial yields MSLTFLFRTVTRDAAKVGLSQHVQLLHSGCHLRAADKALLMKLRKSTGYTFINCKKALEKFDNDVTQAESWLQEQAQKEGWSKAHKLEGRKAKDGLIGLFVRDQAAVMVEVNCETDFVARNEKFQQLVKNVAFATLAHHLNKTQTQASYIKSVMQGEELNKLSVGEGSSLADQVALTIGRLGENMSLKRAVTVGVPPEWQIASYVHGDVSCHNEMAMGRYGALIIFQGGKEEEREALGRKLGQHVVGEAPLSLGNMDDLPCGESETRLLSQTFLGDPSRTVAEFLRGKQARVLDFVRFHCGEVASEKAE; encoded by the exons ATGTCGTTAACCTTTTTATTCAGAACAGTCACTAGAGATGCTGCAAAG GTTGGCCTTTCCCAGCATGTGCAGTTGTTACATAGTGGTTGTCATCTCCGGGCAGCAGACAAAGCCCTCCTCATGAAACTGCGCAAAAGCACTGGCTACACTTTCATCAACTGCAAGAAAGCACTGGAGAAGTTTGATAATGACGTCACACAG GCAGAGAGCTGGCTGCAAGAGCAGGCCCAGAAGGAGGGCTGGAGCAAAGCACACAAACTTGAGGGCCGCAAAGCCAAAGATGGTCTCATTGGTTTGTTTGTCAGAGATCAGGCTGCAGTTATGGTGGAG GTgaactgtgagacagactttgtTGCCCGCAATGAGAAGTTCCAGCAGCTGGTTAAAAATGTGGCCTTTGCCACACTGGCTCACCACCTGAATAAAACCCAGACCCAAGCCAGTTATATCAAG aGTGTCATGCAAGGTGAAGAGTTAAACAAACTCAGTGTGGGTGAAGGATCTTCACTTGCAGACCAGGTGGCTCTTACAATAG GTCGCCTCGGTGAGAACATGTCATTGAAACGAGCAGTGACAGTCGGTGTCCCTCCCGAGTGGCAAATTGCATCTTATGTGCACGGTGATGTGAGCTGCCATAATGAAATGGCCATGGGGCGTTATGGTGCCCTGATCATTTTCCAGGGTGGAAAGGAGGAAGAACGGGAAGCTTTAGGTCGTAAGCTTGGACAGCACGTAGTGGGAGaagcccctctctctctgggcAACATGGATGACCTGCCCTGCGGTGAAAGTGAGACACGTCTGCTCTCTCAGACCTTCCTTGGAGACCCCAGCAGGACTGTTGCAGAGTTCCTCAGGGGTAAACAGGCTCGAGTGTTGGACTTTGTCCGATTTCACTGTGGAGAGGTAGCTAGTGAGAAAGCGGAATGA
- the endou gene encoding poly(U)-specific endoribonuclease-A, producing the protein MKVIALLTLCVTLVCQGYSNSLDSCQGRCGYGTNNNFSCQCNSACERYSDCCSDYAELCKAGAMSCNGRCDEKYNSQNKCHCNSKCTQYKNCCSDYTDLCDGDSGDGSSVITDADIKAISEVLYALDSNKASASELIIDPQALVHDSETSSQTDRSPRPLFRFLDEDALFSRPTYAAFLAVLDNYKRMTGQAEDFNPQQLAEQETFIKEAMSNTELGRELFAFLYTKGVYASEEEFTHDLEMMWFGLYSRYNNKMDSSGFEHIFAGEIKGGKVSGFHNWIQFYLLEKRGELNYYSHSFNGPWTNYPDVMGMQFKWDGYYKQVGSAVMGCSPEFDFALYSLCYITRPGKQCRLSLGGKELIIQTYTWEKTFYGDGKKFIGSAFPATPRN; encoded by the exons ATGAAGGTCATTGCTCTCCTCACACTTTGTGTGACCCTGGTCTGCCAGGGATACAGTA ACTCTTTAGACTCGTGTCAGGGTCGCTGTGGTTACGGGACAAACAATAATTTCTCCTGCCAGTGTAACTCAGCCTGTGAGCGTTACAGTGACTGTTGTTCAGACTACGCTGAATTATGTAAAG CTGGAGCCATGTCTTGTAACGGCAGATGTGATGAGAAATACAACTCCCAGAACAAGTGCCACTGCAACTCCAAGTGCACCCAGTACAAAAACTGCTGCAGTGACTACACAGACCTCTGTGATG GTGATAGTGGGGATGGCAGCAGTGTGATCACTGACGCTGACATCAAGGCCATCTCTGAGGTGCTTTATGCTCTGGACTCGAACAAGGCCTCAGCCTCAGAGTTGATCATTGACCCTCAGGCTTTGGTGCATGACTCTGAGACAAGCTCACAGACAGATCGGTCCCCCAGGCC CTTGTTCCGCTTCCTGGATGAGGATGCTCTCTTCTCTAGACCTACATATGCTGCCTTCCTGGCTGTGCTGGACAACTACAAGAGGATGACTGGACAGGCAGAGGACTTCAATCCTCAGCAGCTCGCTGAGCAGGAGACTTTTATCAAGGAGGCCATGTCCAACACTGAGCTGGGGAGGGAGCTGTTTGCCTTCCTTTACACAAAAG gtgTCTATGCATCGGAGGAAGAGTTCACTCATGATCTGGAGATGATGTGGTTCGGTCTGTACTcccgctacaacaacaaaatggaTTCCAGTGGCTTTGAACACATCTTTGCAG GAGAGATCAAGGGGGGAAAGGTATCTGGCTTTCACAACTGGATCCAGTTTTATCTTCTTGAAAAAAGAGGAGAGCTTAACTACTACAGCCACAGCTTCAATGGGCCT TGGACAAACTACCCTGATGTGATGGGGATGCAGTTCAAATGGGATGGCTACTATAAGCAGGTCGGATCTGCAGTGATGGGCTGCAGCCCTGAGTTTGACTTTGCACTGTATAGCCTGTGTTACATCACTCGTCCTGGAAAACA GTGTCGTCTTAGCCTGGGAGGAAAGGAGCTCATCATCCAAACCTATACCTGGGAGAAAACCTTCTATGGTGATGGAAAGAAGTTCATCGGTTCTGCTTTTCCTGCAACTCCCAGGAACTGA